Proteins encoded in a region of the Alphaproteobacteria bacterium genome:
- a CDS encoding LysR family transcriptional regulator produces MIESTALRYFREVTLRGSIKRAAESLNIAPSAISRQMQGLEDELSTKLFERGSRGMTLTGAGQLLYRYAVESEDKLDRIRAQVEEFDTLQRGHVRIATVEGLLASFVSDFVVDLSRDYPGISITVTTAGTNRVAEMVGQHEVDLGLVFGRAPRRDLIELARMRQSLCLMVAPHHPMATREFCTVKDLAGLRVILPDPSFGIRQEIDRACAKANIQLDLYSETNSIAFLRTIAMKTGIGTFLPRDSAMPELIAGSLIAIPLRDKRLEATQITLVQLATRNTTPSSLRVAKLLIERMKERKN; encoded by the coding sequence ATGATTGAATCAACTGCATTGCGTTATTTTCGCGAGGTCACTCTGCGGGGATCGATCAAGCGCGCTGCGGAATCGCTCAATATCGCGCCCAGCGCCATCAGCCGGCAAATGCAAGGACTTGAAGACGAACTCTCGACCAAGCTGTTCGAGCGCGGATCACGCGGCATGACGCTGACTGGCGCGGGGCAGTTGCTCTATCGTTATGCAGTCGAGAGCGAAGACAAGCTCGACCGGATTCGTGCGCAGGTCGAGGAGTTCGATACGCTGCAGCGTGGCCACGTCAGGATCGCAACTGTCGAAGGTCTTCTCGCAAGCTTCGTCTCAGACTTCGTTGTCGATCTTTCCAGGGACTATCCCGGCATATCGATCACCGTCACAACCGCCGGCACCAATCGGGTCGCGGAAATGGTCGGACAGCACGAGGTTGACCTCGGACTTGTATTCGGCCGCGCGCCTCGTCGGGATCTGATCGAACTGGCGCGCATGCGCCAATCCTTGTGTCTGATGGTCGCGCCGCATCACCCGATGGCGACACGAGAATTCTGCACCGTGAAAGATCTGGCAGGCCTGCGTGTGATCCTGCCGGACCCTTCCTTCGGCATCCGTCAGGAAATCGATCGTGCTTGTGCCAAGGCCAACATTCAACTCGATCTCTATAGCGAGACGAATTCCATCGCATTCTTGCGCACGATCGCCATGAAAACCGGCATAGGGACTTTCCTGCCCCGCGACTCCGCAATGCCCGAACTGATTGCGGGTTCATTGATCGCGATTCCCCTCCGCGACAAGCGCCTGGAGGCAACGCAAATCACTCTCGTGCAACTGGCGACGCGAAATACGACGCCTTCGAGCCTTCGTGTCGCAAAGCTTCTCATCGAACGAATGAAGGAGAGAAAGAACTAG
- a CDS encoding amino acid ABC transporter substrate-binding protein gives MTRFRLMLPRLSSLLLVSSVGLFAPAAMAQDVIKFGAPLPLTGPLAPEAVKQQQGYDLWAEQANKAGGISVGGKKYKVEIVYADYQSNTPRAVQTSEQMITQNNVNFLFGAFGSGAAKAASSVSEKYKVPTIAATASSAQVYDQGYKYLFGTFTPNDTLTTPLTQIVKAKAPDVKKVAILARNDLFPLAIAQEMEKSAKANGFEVVYFEKYAINTLDHSATLSQIKSLAPQWIFVTGYINDLLLVRKQMTDQQIKASVVSMIAGPAYQEFIDAAGASGDNITSAAWWHPAAQYSGKDIFGTTANYVKLFKEKYKSEPDYAQASASVSGALFQMAIERAGTLDRDKVRDELAKMDVMTFWGPVKFGSNGQINSLEPPVFQLQGGKPVVLSPAIIKQGDFKLGVN, from the coding sequence ATGACTCGCTTCCGGCTTATGTTGCCTCGCCTGAGTTCACTTCTTCTCGTATCCAGCGTCGGACTATTCGCGCCTGCGGCGATGGCGCAGGACGTCATCAAGTTTGGCGCGCCCCTTCCTCTGACGGGGCCGCTCGCGCCGGAGGCGGTGAAGCAGCAGCAGGGATATGACCTGTGGGCCGAACAGGCGAACAAGGCAGGCGGCATTTCCGTCGGCGGCAAGAAGTACAAGGTCGAGATCGTCTACGCGGACTATCAGTCGAACACGCCGCGCGCGGTGCAAACCAGCGAGCAGATGATCACGCAGAACAACGTCAATTTCCTGTTCGGCGCGTTCGGGTCCGGCGCAGCCAAGGCGGCCAGCAGCGTGTCCGAGAAATACAAGGTGCCGACCATCGCAGCGACCGCTTCGTCGGCGCAGGTCTACGATCAGGGTTACAAATATCTGTTCGGCACCTTCACGCCTAACGATACGCTGACCACGCCGTTGACGCAGATCGTCAAGGCCAAGGCTCCGGATGTGAAGAAGGTCGCCATTCTGGCGCGCAACGATCTCTTCCCGCTGGCGATTGCTCAGGAAATGGAGAAATCGGCAAAGGCGAACGGGTTCGAGGTAGTTTATTTCGAAAAATACGCCATCAATACCCTCGATCATTCGGCCACGCTGTCGCAGATCAAGTCCCTTGCGCCGCAGTGGATCTTCGTGACCGGCTACATCAACGACCTGTTGCTGGTTCGCAAGCAGATGACGGATCAGCAAATCAAGGCCAGCGTCGTGTCCATGATCGCCGGGCCTGCCTATCAGGAATTCATCGACGCGGCGGGTGCGAGCGGCGACAACATCACCAGCGCAGCCTGGTGGCATCCGGCGGCGCAATATTCGGGCAAGGACATTTTCGGCACGACCGCGAACTATGTCAAACTTTTCAAGGAGAAGTACAAGTCCGAGCCTGACTATGCGCAGGCTTCCGCATCCGTGTCCGGTGCTTTGTTCCAGATGGCCATCGAGCGTGCGGGTACGCTGGATCGTGACAAGGTACGTGACGAACTCGCCAAGATGGACGTGATGACCTTCTGGGGACCGGTGAAGTTTGGTTCCAACGGTCAGATCAACTCGCTCGAGCCGCCGGTCTTTCAGTTGCAGGGTGGCAAACCCGTCGTCCTCTCACCGGCGATCATCAAGCAGGGTGACTTCAAGCTGGGCGTGAACTGA
- a CDS encoding branched-chain amino acid ABC transporter permease, translating to MLAAQVLINALVLGCLYACIAIGFSLVWGVLNVINLIHGSFIVLGAYLAWWLYNLLHISPWYALFIAAPAFFALGYVLQRLILNRVITAPVLVTLTLTFGLDLILNNAMIYYFKADYRKLILTPPMGSVSIFGVVVPVDRLVATVAALALTGVLYLILRRSRVGRAIVAVRLDRDAAKLMGVDVNSIYAFAFGLGAALAGCAGVLMALIFPISPLTSTAYLGKAFVVCVLGGLGSVSGALAGGIFLALIEGIGSTLIGPAHATTLSFAILIVFLIVRPQGLLGRKGFE from the coding sequence ATGCTGGCGGCCCAGGTTCTGATCAATGCTCTGGTTCTGGGCTGCCTTTACGCCTGTATCGCGATCGGCTTCTCGCTGGTCTGGGGCGTATTGAACGTTATCAATCTGATCCACGGCTCATTCATCGTGCTGGGCGCCTACCTTGCATGGTGGCTCTATAACCTGCTGCATATTTCCCCGTGGTATGCGCTTTTCATCGCTGCGCCCGCGTTTTTCGCTCTCGGTTATGTCCTGCAGCGTTTAATCCTCAATCGTGTGATCACTGCGCCTGTTCTTGTCACGCTGACTCTTACGTTCGGTCTCGACCTGATCCTCAACAACGCGATGATCTACTACTTCAAGGCCGACTATCGGAAATTGATCCTGACGCCTCCGATGGGATCGGTTTCCATCTTCGGGGTTGTCGTGCCGGTCGATCGTCTGGTTGCCACTGTCGCGGCGCTGGCATTGACGGGTGTGCTGTATTTGATCCTGCGACGATCGCGGGTAGGGCGTGCCATCGTTGCTGTCCGACTCGATCGCGACGCGGCCAAGCTGATGGGCGTCGATGTCAATTCGATCTATGCGTTCGCATTCGGTCTCGGCGCAGCACTGGCTGGCTGCGCCGGTGTTTTGATGGCGCTGATCTTCCCTATCTCTCCGCTCACCTCGACGGCCTATCTCGGAAAGGCCTTCGTGGTTTGTGTCCTCGGTGGCCTGGGCAGTGTGTCCGGCGCGTTGGCAGGGGGGATATTCCTGGCGCTGATCGAAGGTATCGGTTCGACGCTGATCGGGCCCGCGCATGCCACGACTCTTTCATTCGCGATCCTGATCGTGTTCCTGATCGTGCGCCCTCAAGGCTTGCTTGGTCGGAAGGGCTTTGAATGA
- a CDS encoding branched-chain amino acid ABC transporter permease, with translation MTRSNLLLLALILCIALLPLFGGSYALRLGTIACMYGILALSWNVVGGFAGYPSFATAAFFGFGAYSAGVLMGKGAALSVSVVVAGVMSFAVAALLGAALLRLRGHYFAIASLSLIEVFRELVNNATDLTGGGMGLNIPVTSSAGIMADAMLFFYVMWALLLGTAIMVVIVAGSKLGFGLAAIRQNETAANMIGLNATLYKSIAFGLSACFVGAAGGVYAAWVHYIDPSDVFDILYSVKPIVMALIGGLGAPLGVMIGAFVYLGLEEVVWRNYIQIHSGVLGVLIVILLLFFPHGLMSIRDRLLSWRPKRV, from the coding sequence ATGACACGCTCAAACCTCCTTCTGCTGGCACTGATACTTTGCATCGCCTTGCTGCCGCTCTTCGGCGGCTCCTATGCGCTACGGCTGGGCACCATCGCCTGCATGTACGGCATCCTGGCGCTGTCGTGGAACGTTGTCGGCGGTTTCGCGGGATATCCCTCATTTGCAACGGCAGCATTCTTCGGATTTGGCGCTTACAGCGCAGGCGTGCTGATGGGGAAGGGAGCCGCGCTGTCGGTGTCCGTCGTGGTTGCGGGCGTCATGTCCTTTGCGGTGGCAGCCCTTCTCGGCGCCGCGCTCCTTCGCCTGCGCGGACATTATTTCGCAATCGCCAGCCTGTCGTTGATTGAGGTGTTTCGGGAATTGGTGAACAACGCCACCGATCTGACGGGCGGTGGAATGGGATTGAACATTCCTGTGACGTCGTCCGCCGGCATCATGGCGGACGCGATGCTGTTTTTCTACGTGATGTGGGCGCTGCTGCTCGGCACAGCCATCATGGTTGTGATCGTAGCGGGATCGAAGCTCGGATTCGGTCTCGCCGCCATTCGCCAGAATGAGACCGCAGCCAATATGATCGGGCTCAACGCCACTCTCTACAAAAGCATCGCGTTCGGACTATCCGCATGTTTCGTTGGGGCCGCCGGCGGCGTCTATGCGGCATGGGTTCACTATATCGATCCGTCCGACGTGTTCGACATTCTCTACTCGGTGAAACCGATCGTCATGGCTCTGATCGGAGGGCTCGGGGCGCCGCTCGGCGTCATGATCGGCGCCTTTGTCTACCTCGGCCTCGAGGAAGTGGTCTGGCGCAATTACATCCAGATCCACAGTGGAGTGCTGGGAGTTCTCATCGTCATCCTGCTCCTGTTCTTCCCGCATGGATTGATGTCGATCCGCGACCGTCTCCTGTCGTGGAGGCCGAAGCGTGTCTGA
- a CDS encoding ABC transporter ATP-binding protein, whose product MSEILQLQSVSRNFSGLKALRDVSLRVSKGEVLGLIGPNGAGKTTLVNTVTGVTPASSGKVLFMGQDITRVKTYQSARLGLARTFQIVQPFAEFSALDNVAAAALFSQPGENIRSAREEARAHLAFVGLDAQADQPAATLTLAMRKRLELAKALAMKPKLLFLDEVNAGLNSAEVERAAKLIHQLSESGITIVMIEHLMKVVLNVCTRIVVLHNGQLIADGAPRDVIKDSAVVEAYLGQQYAQRAGHG is encoded by the coding sequence GTGTCTGAAATTCTCCAGCTTCAGTCGGTTTCCCGGAACTTCTCCGGCCTGAAGGCCCTGCGGGACGTGTCGCTGCGCGTCAGCAAGGGCGAAGTTCTGGGTCTGATCGGGCCTAACGGCGCGGGAAAAACGACATTGGTGAACACCGTGACCGGCGTCACGCCAGCGAGTTCCGGCAAGGTCTTGTTCATGGGACAGGACATCACACGGGTCAAAACCTATCAATCGGCTCGGCTCGGTCTCGCTCGCACTTTTCAGATCGTGCAGCCGTTTGCGGAATTCAGTGCGCTGGACAACGTTGCCGCGGCAGCGCTGTTTTCGCAGCCCGGCGAGAATATCAGATCGGCCCGTGAGGAAGCGCGAGCCCATCTGGCATTTGTCGGTCTGGATGCGCAGGCCGATCAACCTGCTGCGACTTTGACGCTGGCGATGCGCAAGCGGCTCGAACTTGCCAAGGCTCTAGCCATGAAGCCGAAGCTGCTGTTCCTTGACGAGGTCAATGCGGGGCTCAACAGCGCCGAAGTCGAACGCGCAGCAAAGCTGATTCACCAGCTTTCCGAGAGCGGCATCACCATCGTGATGATCGAGCATCTGATGAAGGTGGTGCTGAACGTCTGTACGCGTATCGTCGTGCTGCACAATGGCCAGTTGATCGCCGATGGCGCACCACGGGACGTGATCAAGGATTCCGCGGTCGTCGAAGCCTATCTCGGTCAGCAATATGCACAGAGGGCGGGTCATGGCTGA
- a CDS encoding ABC transporter ATP-binding protein, which produces MLELQELRAGYGEVQVLWGIDLAVREGQITALIGSNGAGKTTLMRALSGLIPVQSGHYRFDGKNLVGASAAEILAHGIVHVPEGRRLFGAMSVEDNLLMGAYARNVSRAEIGRDMSRVYTTFPKLFERRNQAAATLSGGEQQMCAIGRGLMSAPKLLMIDELSLGLSPLLVEQLVAALRALNAEGMSILLVEQDVTTALDLCDAAFVMDMGRIVRAGTGAELLADPIIRDAYLGVLEE; this is translated from the coding sequence ATGCTTGAGCTGCAGGAACTGCGCGCTGGTTACGGCGAGGTGCAGGTGCTGTGGGGCATCGATCTCGCGGTCCGCGAGGGGCAGATCACCGCCCTGATAGGCTCGAACGGAGCAGGCAAGACGACGTTGATGCGCGCGCTGTCCGGGCTGATTCCGGTTCAATCCGGTCATTATCGTTTTGACGGTAAAAATCTGGTTGGCGCCAGCGCCGCGGAGATTCTTGCGCATGGCATTGTGCACGTTCCCGAAGGGCGGCGGCTGTTCGGTGCGATGAGTGTCGAAGACAATCTGTTGATGGGCGCTTATGCGCGCAACGTCTCTCGCGCCGAGATCGGCCGCGATATGAGCCGCGTTTACACGACATTCCCGAAGCTGTTCGAGCGTCGCAATCAGGCGGCGGCCACGCTTTCCGGCGGCGAGCAGCAGATGTGCGCCATCGGACGTGGTCTGATGAGTGCGCCGAAGCTTCTGATGATCGATGAATTGTCGCTTGGTCTGTCTCCGCTGCTGGTCGAGCAGCTTGTGGCGGCGCTTCGTGCACTCAATGCGGAAGGCATGTCGATTCTCCTGGTGGAGCAGGACGTGACGACGGCGCTCGATCTGTGTGATGCGGCGTTCGTCATGGACATGGGCAGGATCGTTCGCGCTGGGACCGGTGCGGAGCTTCTTGCTGATCCGATCATTCGTGATGCCTATCTCGGCGTCCTCGAAGAATAG
- a CDS encoding tartrate dehydrogenase, whose product MKTYRIAAIPGDGIGTEVITAGVEVLHALAKREGHISFQVDNFDWGGEYYKKHGRMMPENGRDQIKAHDAILFGSAGHPDIPDHITLWGLRLAICQPFDQYANVRPTRILPGITSPLRAVTDKQLDWIIVRENSEGEYAGVGGRVHMGLPEEVATDVSIMTRAGVVRVMRFAFALAQSRPRKLLTVVTKSNAQRHAMVMWDELATEVSKEFPDVKWDKMLVDAMTIRMTLKPETLDTIVATNLHADVLSDLAAALAGSIGIAPTANLNPERKFPSMFEPIHGSAFDITGKGIANPIGTFWSATMMLEHLGEKAAATRLMRAIERVTGNPDFHTPDLGGHATTRKVTDAVIAALEGDNA is encoded by the coding sequence ATGAAAACGTATCGGATCGCGGCAATTCCCGGCGACGGCATCGGCACTGAAGTCATTACGGCCGGTGTCGAGGTGCTTCACGCGTTGGCCAAGCGCGAGGGACATATCTCATTCCAGGTCGACAACTTCGATTGGGGCGGAGAGTATTACAAGAAGCATGGACGCATGATGCCGGAGAACGGCCGCGATCAGATCAAGGCCCATGACGCGATCCTGTTCGGCTCGGCCGGACATCCGGACATTCCCGATCACATTACGCTATGGGGACTTCGCCTCGCGATCTGTCAGCCATTCGATCAGTACGCAAATGTCAGGCCGACTCGAATCCTGCCGGGCATCACAAGTCCGCTGCGCGCCGTGACGGACAAACAGCTCGACTGGATCATCGTGCGCGAAAATTCGGAAGGCGAATACGCGGGCGTCGGCGGGCGCGTGCACATGGGATTGCCCGAAGAGGTCGCCACCGATGTTTCGATCATGACGCGCGCGGGCGTGGTGCGGGTCATGCGGTTTGCATTCGCGCTGGCGCAGAGCCGCCCCCGCAAGCTGCTGACTGTCGTGACGAAGTCCAATGCCCAGCGCCATGCCATGGTGATGTGGGACGAGCTCGCGACGGAGGTTTCGAAGGAATTTCCCGACGTAAAATGGGATAAAATGCTCGTCGATGCGATGACAATTCGCATGACGCTGAAGCCCGAGACGCTGGATACGATTGTCGCGACCAATCTTCATGCAGACGTATTGTCCGACCTCGCCGCCGCGCTGGCTGGCTCGATCGGCATTGCGCCGACCGCGAACCTCAATCCCGAACGCAAATTCCCGTCGATGTTCGAGCCTATCCACGGCTCCGCGTTCGACATCACCGGCAAAGGCATCGCAAATCCGATCGGCACGTTCTGGTCCGCGACCATGATGCTTGAACATCTAGGGGAAAAGGCCGCAGCCACTCGCTTGATGCGTGCGATCGAAAGGGTAACCGGCAATCCCGATTTTCACACGCCGGATCTCGGCGGCCATGCGACAACGCGGAAGGTTACGGATGCCGTGATTGCGGCGCTGGAAGGCGACAATGCGTAG
- a CDS encoding tripartite tricarboxylate transporter substrate binding protein BugD, whose product MRAVFAIAAYLLCLTPSLAQDYPSRPITLLVPFAAGGATDTVARVTAQSMSKILGQTIVIENALGAGGTIAATRASRAEPDGYTLLIHHIGISTAATLYRKLPYDTKTAFSPIGIVTYAPMTIIARPDLPANNLRELITYIKANGDKMTFGNAGLGAASHLCGMLFMTAVDKQIQAIPYKGNAPVMNDLIAKQIDLTCDQTTNTTQPILGKLVKSYAITTKNRLASLPDLPTADEAGLKGFEVSAWHGIYAPKGTPDAIVQKLSVTLQAALKDPDLVKRFNDINTDPVSSEEATPKALKTLLDSEVDRWAPIIKAAGQFAD is encoded by the coding sequence ATGAGAGCAGTCTTTGCAATTGCCGCATATCTTCTGTGCCTGACGCCTTCGCTGGCGCAAGACTATCCGTCGCGGCCTATCACGCTTCTAGTCCCCTTCGCCGCGGGCGGCGCAACCGACACCGTTGCACGCGTGACCGCGCAATCAATGTCCAAGATCCTGGGACAGACCATTGTCATCGAGAATGCACTTGGCGCTGGCGGCACGATCGCGGCAACCCGCGCATCACGCGCCGAGCCCGACGGCTACACGCTGCTCATTCATCACATCGGAATTTCAACGGCAGCCACGCTCTATCGCAAACTGCCATATGACACCAAGACCGCCTTCTCGCCGATCGGAATCGTGACTTACGCGCCCATGACGATCATTGCGCGCCCTGATCTCCCGGCCAACAACCTTCGGGAGTTAATCACATACATCAAGGCGAACGGCGACAAGATGACCTTCGGCAACGCGGGTCTCGGCGCGGCCTCCCACCTTTGCGGCATGCTCTTCATGACCGCCGTCGACAAACAGATTCAGGCAATCCCATATAAGGGAAATGCTCCGGTGATGAACGATCTTATCGCCAAGCAGATCGATCTCACCTGCGACCAGACCACGAATACCACGCAACCGATCCTCGGAAAGCTCGTCAAGAGCTATGCCATCACCACCAAGAATCGCTTGGCGTCGCTGCCGGATTTGCCGACGGCCGATGAAGCAGGCTTGAAGGGCTTTGAAGTCAGCGCGTGGCATGGCATCTACGCTCCCAAAGGCACGCCGGACGCCATCGTTCAAAAACTTTCAGTCACACTTCAGGCGGCACTCAAGGACCCGGATCTGGTGAAGCGGTTTAACGACATCAACACCGATCCGGTCAGTTCGGAAGAAGCCACGCCGAAAGCCCTGAAAACTTTGCTGGACAGCGAGGTCGATCGCTGGGCGCCAATCATCAAGGCCGCGGGGCAATTCGCCGACTGA
- a CDS encoding LysR family transcriptional regulator has protein sequence MDLHQLRCFVTAAEELHFGRAAQRLDMLPSALGRYIDLLEKKLGARLLARTTRSVALTEDGIFLLERARPLLEAAEDIESGFRKRVRERAISLRVGTIDSAAAGLLPRILHDFRMRRPDVTVQLIEGKTFNLIPQLLAGRLDLAFVRPPATKNKKLAFQFLLHETAVVAVPAKHPLSSRRKISIAELADQPLIVPERRSRPHSHDLTMKLFADAGIRARVVQVAEEKQTIVNLVSAKIGMAIVPRWTSRMATKGVKFVAIKQAGDEPLKTLPLAAAWIDGANDPVRDDMIDMLRRRLKAYAEGA, from the coding sequence ATGGATTTGCACCAGCTTCGTTGTTTCGTCACTGCCGCAGAGGAGCTTCATTTCGGGCGAGCGGCTCAACGGCTGGATATGCTGCCGTCCGCGCTGGGGCGCTATATCGACTTGCTTGAAAAGAAACTCGGCGCCCGGCTGCTGGCGCGCACGACGAGAAGTGTGGCCCTTACGGAAGATGGAATTTTCCTGCTCGAAAGGGCCCGTCCGCTTCTGGAGGCGGCTGAAGATATTGAGTCAGGCTTCCGAAAGCGCGTCAGAGAGCGTGCGATCTCTCTGCGCGTTGGAACGATTGACAGTGCGGCTGCCGGTCTTTTGCCGAGAATCCTGCATGATTTTCGTATGCGTCGCCCCGATGTTACGGTGCAATTGATCGAGGGTAAAACGTTTAACTTGATACCTCAGCTTTTGGCGGGACGACTCGATCTGGCGTTTGTAAGGCCCCCGGCGACAAAAAATAAGAAACTCGCATTTCAGTTTCTGCTGCATGAAACGGCCGTTGTAGCCGTGCCGGCAAAACACCCGCTTTCCTCACGCAGGAAGATTTCTATTGCGGAGCTAGCGGATCAACCGTTGATCGTTCCGGAGCGAAGATCGCGGCCGCACAGCCACGATCTCACCATGAAGCTGTTTGCGGACGCTGGAATTCGGGCGCGCGTTGTTCAGGTCGCCGAAGAGAAGCAGACCATCGTCAATCTGGTGTCCGCCAAGATCGGCATGGCGATCGTGCCGCGATGGACATCGCGCATGGCAACGAAAGGTGTGAAATTCGTCGCCATCAAGCAGGCGGGCGATGAGCCGCTCAAGACGTTGCCGCTGGCTGCGGCATGGATCGACGGTGCCAACGATCCTGTCCGCGATGACATGATCGATATGCTGCGGCGGCGTTTGAAGGCTTACGCGGAAGGAGCCTGA
- a CDS encoding ABC transporter substrate-binding protein: protein MLGLALTVAAAALPFGGAQAADPIKIGVTITQSPPGSVVQGTQVKDGLEVAAKILNDAGGVDGRKIELVIEDTQGLPEKARAAVEKLVTRDKVVAITGDHQSSSVLAGMEVAHRYKIPYVNTNGWSDAIREKGYPEVFNPGNYNSRVGAAAAATMKDLGVKRVLSFAENTDYGIGLAKAIGEALKKAAPEIEYKYETLDRASKDFLPAILPLRANPPDVIINVMLPPAAYIMMNQVYEQGVAPSAKTWLYDGSGLADYPDFWQNVKEAGKGMLVFGLYHPKMAQPSLGKQVGDAYTAKTKNAPNRLLFQAADSLFLIADAAKRAKSTESEALIKALGETKYTGTRGEITFAKDKGYAFNQWLDVPYVTFQMTEVNQKVEDSVLVSQPGQSLDKSKLWKPAK, encoded by the coding sequence ATGCTGGGTCTCGCGTTGACGGTTGCAGCCGCAGCGCTTCCGTTTGGCGGAGCGCAGGCCGCCGATCCGATCAAGATCGGTGTGACCATCACGCAATCGCCTCCGGGTTCGGTCGTGCAGGGTACCCAAGTGAAGGATGGTCTCGAGGTCGCTGCCAAGATCCTCAACGACGCCGGTGGTGTGGATGGCCGGAAGATCGAACTCGTCATTGAAGACACGCAGGGATTGCCTGAGAAGGCCCGTGCCGCGGTCGAGAAGCTCGTGACCCGGGATAAGGTCGTCGCGATTACCGGCGATCACCAGAGTTCGTCGGTGCTGGCCGGTATGGAAGTCGCGCACCGTTATAAGATTCCCTACGTCAACACCAACGGCTGGTCCGACGCGATCCGCGAGAAGGGGTATCCGGAGGTCTTCAACCCGGGCAACTATAACAGCCGTGTCGGTGCCGCTGCCGCCGCGACGATGAAGGACCTCGGCGTCAAGCGCGTTCTGTCGTTCGCAGAGAATACCGACTACGGCATCGGTCTTGCGAAAGCGATCGGTGAAGCATTGAAGAAAGCTGCGCCGGAGATCGAATACAAATACGAAACGCTGGATCGTGCGTCGAAGGACTTCCTGCCGGCGATCCTGCCGCTTCGTGCCAATCCGCCGGATGTGATCATCAACGTGATGCTGCCGCCCGCGGCCTACATCATGATGAACCAGGTCTATGAGCAGGGTGTCGCGCCGTCGGCCAAGACCTGGCTCTATGACGGCTCCGGCCTCGCGGACTATCCCGACTTCTGGCAGAACGTGAAGGAAGCGGGGAAGGGGATGCTGGTGTTCGGCTTGTATCATCCGAAGATGGCCCAGCCGTCGCTCGGCAAGCAGGTCGGCGATGCCTACACCGCGAAGACCAAGAACGCACCCAACCGTCTGCTCTTCCAGGCGGCCGACTCGCTGTTCCTGATCGCGGATGCGGCCAAGCGCGCCAAGTCCACCGAGTCCGAGGCTCTGATCAAGGCGCTTGGCGAAACCAAGTACACCGGCACGCGCGGCGAGATTACCTTCGCCAAGGACAAGGGCTACGCGTTCAACCAGTGGCTCGACGTGCCTTACGTCACGTTCCAGATGACCGAGGTCAACCAGAAGGTCGAGGATTCGGTGCTGGTGTCGCAGCCGGGCCAATCGCTCGACAAGTCCAAGCTGTGGAAGCCCGCGAAGTGA
- a CDS encoding branched-chain amino acid ABC transporter permease, whose amino-acid sequence MSGIDVDLAVNGLITGLFYALMAVGLSLIFGILKIVNFAHGEFYMVGAYAYTLIALALGVPAWIALPLAFVVGAALGWLTERTLMRPLYAGYTSWGLMRDEYAVIVTFGLSLFLINLVDKVVGPYAFRGPPLVETSRVVLGPVLISGHRLLAAGIAIAVIAITAALIKWSFWGQQIRAVSQNRLGASLAGIDTAKASVIVFMLSGGLAAFAGALLSPVINASPDVGVFPAIKSYIIVVLGGMGSVPGAIVASLLLGVIESFGAVYLSYQYRDAFGLILLMLFLLFRPQGLFGEKGREV is encoded by the coding sequence ATGAGCGGTATCGATGTTGATCTTGCGGTGAATGGCCTCATCACGGGGCTGTTCTACGCGCTCATGGCCGTCGGCCTGTCGCTGATTTTCGGCATTCTGAAGATCGTGAACTTCGCCCATGGCGAGTTCTACATGGTCGGCGCCTATGCCTACACGTTGATCGCGCTTGCGCTCGGCGTGCCGGCATGGATCGCGCTACCGCTAGCCTTCGTCGTCGGTGCGGCACTGGGCTGGCTCACGGAGCGGACGCTGATGCGTCCGCTCTATGCCGGCTATACGTCATGGGGCCTGATGCGTGATGAGTATGCGGTGATCGTCACCTTCGGCCTGTCGCTGTTCCTCATCAATCTGGTCGACAAGGTGGTTGGCCCCTATGCTTTTCGTGGCCCGCCGCTGGTGGAAACCAGCCGCGTGGTGCTTGGCCCGGTGCTGATCAGCGGTCATCGTCTGCTCGCTGCCGGTATCGCCATCGCCGTGATCGCCATCACTGCGGCGTTGATCAAGTGGTCGTTCTGGGGTCAACAAATTCGTGCGGTGTCGCAGAACCGTCTCGGCGCATCGCTGGCCGGTATCGATACGGCGAAAGCCAGCGTCATCGTTTTCATGTTGTCGGGCGGCCTTGCGGCTTTCGCGGGCGCGCTGCTGTCCCCGGTGATCAATGCCTCGCCCGACGTCGGCGTCTTCCCGGCGATCAAGTCCTACATCATTGTCGTGCTCGGCGGCATGGGCTCGGTGCCGGGTGCGATCGTCGCCAGCCTGTTGCTGGGCGTTATCGAAAGTTTTGGAGCCGTATATCTGTCGTATCAGTACCGCGATGCATTCGGTCTCATTCTGCTGATGCTGTTTCTGCTTTTCCGTCCGCAGGGTCTGTTCGGTGAAAAAGGGCGGGAAGTGTGA